A DNA window from Chiroxiphia lanceolata isolate bChiLan1 chromosome 6, bChiLan1.pri, whole genome shotgun sequence contains the following coding sequences:
- the RAB15 gene encoding ras-related protein Rab-15 isoform X3 produces MQPGTGSSGQPQHREAAALVNREHRDHLPGTSCQAWHRVWAPAPGHGGAWGGPGGNRSAPGDSSSSRGEHRDTPVPSPVPVPGVDFKMKTIEVDGIKVRIQIWDTAGQERYQTITKQYYRRAQGIFLVYDISSERSYQHIVKWASDVDEYAPDGVQKILIGNKADEEHKSWPGNTGWISTRPVPAATSTSRSPSRG; encoded by the exons ATGCAGCCGGGAACCGGGAGCAgtgggcagccacagcaccGGGAAGCCGCAGCACTGGTGAACCGGGAGCACCGGGATCACCTACCTGGCACCTCCTGCCAGGCCTGGCACCGGGTGTGGGCACCAGCACCGGGCCACGGCGGGGCTTGGGGTGGGCCAGGAGGGAACCGGAGCGCCCCCGgtgacagcagctccagccGTGGGGAACACCGGGACACTCCCGTCCCCTCTCCCGTCCCCGTCCCAGGTGTCGACTTCAAAATGAAGACGATCGAGGTGGACGGGATCAAGGTGCGGATACAGATCTG GGACACGGCCGGCCAGGAGCGGTACCAGACCATCACCAAGCAGTACTACCGGCGGGCACAG GGCATCTTCCTGGTGTATGACATCAGCAGCGAGCGCTCCTACCAGCACATCGTGAAGTGGGCCAGCGACGTGGATGAG TACGCGCCCGACGGCGTCCAGAAAATCCTCATTGGGAACAAAGCGGACGAGGAGCACAAGAG TTGGCCAGGGAATACGGGATGGATTTCTACGAGACCAGTGCCTGCAGCAACCTCAACATCAAGGAG